One Edaphobacter flagellatus genomic region harbors:
- the lpxD gene encoding UDP-3-O-(3-hydroxymyristoyl)glucosamine N-acyltransferase gives MAMARDIAIWVGSETALEAELKRVSGLDNAGEDAVVFAVDAAALEAALKSKAGMILAGIKLKSADITDTRVVWVRDARYAFAITAQKLAGRSHEAGVHLTAVLGRDVEIGEGTLIGPGVVVGDGVKLGVNCRIEARVTIYPGVVIGDEVVVQAGAVLGSAGFGFARSPESGEYVLFPQQGRLVIEDRVEIGANTTIDRGALEETRIGRGTKIDNLVHIGHNCIIGRNVVIAAQTGISGSSVVEDGAILGGQVGIGEHATVGEGVILGGGAGVLSGKKMRGKGEVFWGRPARPLKEYLRDLARLKQR, from the coding sequence ATGGCAATGGCTCGTGACATTGCGATCTGGGTAGGAAGCGAGACTGCGCTTGAAGCAGAATTGAAGCGCGTCTCCGGGCTGGATAACGCAGGCGAGGACGCGGTGGTATTTGCCGTTGATGCCGCAGCGCTGGAAGCTGCTTTGAAGTCGAAGGCTGGAATGATTCTGGCTGGGATAAAGCTGAAGTCCGCAGACATCACTGATACACGTGTTGTATGGGTGCGGGATGCTCGCTACGCATTTGCTATTACAGCGCAGAAGCTCGCGGGAAGATCGCATGAGGCAGGGGTGCACCTCACAGCGGTCCTAGGTAGGGATGTCGAGATCGGAGAGGGAACGTTAATCGGCCCCGGTGTTGTTGTCGGCGATGGCGTGAAGCTCGGTGTCAACTGCAGAATCGAGGCTCGTGTAACGATCTATCCCGGCGTGGTGATCGGAGATGAGGTTGTCGTGCAGGCAGGAGCCGTACTTGGCTCGGCCGGCTTCGGCTTCGCGCGCAGTCCAGAGTCCGGAGAATACGTTCTGTTTCCTCAGCAGGGCAGGCTGGTGATCGAGGATCGCGTGGAGATCGGTGCGAATACCACGATTGACCGTGGCGCGCTGGAGGAGACGCGCATCGGTCGCGGAACGAAGATCGACAACCTGGTCCATATTGGGCACAACTGCATCATCGGCAGGAATGTCGTGATTGCTGCGCAGACAGGGATTTCGGGGTCGAGCGTGGTGGAAGATGGAGCGATCCTCGGCGGTCAGGTTGGGATTGGCGAGCACGCAACGGTTGGCGAAGGAGTGATCCTGGGCGGCGGTGCGGGTGTGCTGAGCGGCAAAAAGATGCGCGGCAAGGGTGAGGTTTTCTGGGGTCGTCCGGCGCGCCCTCTGAAGGAGTATCTGCGCGACCTGGCTCGGCTGAAACAACGGTAG
- a CDS encoding lysophospholipid acyltransferase family protein has translation MSEATEKEQALLAPSVRERLEFAVVWTMVRLLGALPRGLARLLGAGVGWLAFAGLKRLRKVGMRNLELAYPGQAAGLREKTLRTVYRNLGWLLAEFCLMPQYSAKRASEFIRYDGLENYLRARDKGRGVLVLTGHLGAWELSSFYHSLMGYPMGMVIRRLDNPLVDRFVNRIRCLHGNRVIHKDDFARGLIASMRAGETVGILMDTNMTPPQGVFVPFFGVEACTASGMARVAARTGAAVVPGFLLWEEAEQKYVLRFGEEVPVTATDDAEQDAVTNTAAFTAVIEAYIRQYPDQWLWMHRRWKTRPPGEKGIY, from the coding sequence TTGAGCGAAGCGACTGAGAAAGAACAGGCTCTTCTGGCGCCCAGTGTGCGAGAGCGGCTCGAGTTTGCAGTGGTATGGACGATGGTCCGTCTGCTGGGAGCTTTGCCTCGTGGTCTGGCCCGGCTACTTGGCGCTGGGGTTGGCTGGTTGGCCTTTGCCGGGTTGAAGCGGCTCCGAAAAGTAGGGATGCGGAATCTTGAGCTTGCCTATCCGGGGCAAGCTGCGGGGTTGCGCGAAAAAACACTCAGGACGGTGTATCGCAATCTGGGATGGCTGCTCGCGGAGTTCTGTCTGATGCCACAATACTCGGCGAAGCGAGCAAGCGAGTTTATCCGATACGACGGACTTGAAAATTATCTGCGTGCCCGCGATAAGGGCAGAGGTGTTCTTGTGCTGACCGGGCATCTGGGGGCATGGGAGTTGTCGAGCTTCTATCACTCGTTGATGGGTTATCCAATGGGGATGGTGATCCGGCGGCTGGACAATCCACTGGTGGACCGTTTTGTAAATAGGATTCGCTGCCTTCATGGCAATCGCGTCATCCACAAGGATGATTTTGCACGTGGTCTGATTGCTTCGATGCGTGCAGGCGAGACGGTGGGGATCCTGATGGACACCAACATGACTCCGCCTCAAGGAGTCTTTGTGCCCTTCTTTGGCGTGGAGGCGTGCACAGCATCCGGTATGGCGCGTGTGGCGGCCAGAACGGGAGCTGCCGTAGTGCCCGGGTTTTTGTTGTGGGAAGAAGCAGAGCAAAAATATGTATTACGCTTCGGGGAAGAAGTGCCCGTGACCGCGACCGATGATGCCGAGCAGGATGCAGTGACAAACACAGCAGCGTTCACAGCTGTGATCGAGGCGTACATACGACAGTATCCTGACCAGTGGCTGTGGATGCATCGGCGCTGGAAGACACGGCCGCCCGGCGAGAAGGGAATCTATTGA
- a CDS encoding GGDEF domain-containing protein has protein sequence MDTTTLVLANCLLFALYAGVMLIHAKLVEGARGSLWFAGSSLVRGASMLLVGVPWFQALPARYTGAFSAILAVIGALMLHQAFAELLERGHMMRWVQLALVAMMVIGAVTLVMAPGRGFLLPSLLCGTLSIQFFVIASVVVHFSGEEVGPVGWLTASALAGYSAILMVRAVVATPWGLHRFGYPVNIIPVWLMICLVTSAVTTFGFKMLSTAQLRVELLWRAQVDELTGLLNRWALKRLTMREIARCRREKCSLAVVMMDLDGLKQVNDTTGHACGDVVLQAVASVLQEAVRDQDLVARIGGDEFCVLLPKASLDDALMVAERMRLEVEELTVQFRGETVRTRASLGIATSDISGLTWQALMDASDSALYSAKRAGRNRIVVARTEGSYVLVPEGKTATVLAERENAAN, from the coding sequence ATGGATACGACGACACTGGTACTTGCCAATTGCTTGCTTTTCGCGCTGTACGCCGGGGTAATGCTGATCCACGCCAAGTTGGTTGAAGGGGCGCGAGGATCGTTATGGTTTGCCGGTTCCAGCCTGGTTCGTGGTGCTTCGATGCTGCTGGTGGGGGTCCCATGGTTCCAAGCCTTGCCTGCTCGTTACACAGGTGCTTTCAGTGCGATTCTTGCGGTTATTGGTGCGCTCATGCTGCACCAGGCCTTTGCTGAGCTATTGGAGCGTGGGCATATGATGCGCTGGGTGCAGCTGGCCCTGGTCGCGATGATGGTGATTGGCGCGGTTACTCTGGTGATGGCTCCTGGACGCGGATTTCTTTTACCGTCTCTGCTGTGCGGCACCCTGAGCATTCAATTTTTTGTCATTGCGTCTGTTGTCGTGCATTTTTCGGGAGAAGAGGTTGGGCCGGTCGGCTGGCTTACAGCGTCAGCTTTAGCAGGCTATTCGGCTATTCTTATGGTTCGTGCGGTTGTCGCGACTCCGTGGGGACTGCACCGGTTCGGCTATCCAGTCAACATCATCCCTGTGTGGCTGATGATCTGTCTGGTGACCAGTGCGGTGACTACGTTCGGCTTCAAGATGCTATCGACGGCACAACTTCGCGTTGAGCTGTTATGGCGCGCACAGGTCGATGAATTGACTGGCCTGTTGAACCGGTGGGCACTCAAGAGGCTGACGATGCGCGAGATCGCGCGGTGCAGGCGGGAAAAATGTTCGCTCGCCGTTGTGATGATGGACCTGGATGGGTTGAAGCAGGTGAACGACACCACCGGACACGCTTGTGGTGACGTCGTGTTACAGGCAGTAGCAAGCGTACTGCAGGAAGCAGTGCGCGATCAGGACTTAGTGGCGCGCATAGGAGGCGATGAATTCTGTGTGCTGCTGCCCAAGGCCTCCCTGGACGATGCGTTGATGGTAGCCGAACGCATGCGTTTAGAAGTAGAAGAGCTGACCGTTCAATTCAGAGGTGAAACGGTGCGGACCAGGGCTAGTCTGGGAATCGCTACTTCAGACATCAGTGGCCTCACATGGCAGGCGTTGATGGATGCCAGTGACTCAGCGCTCTATTCCGCGAAACGTGCAGGCAGAAATAGAATTGTCGTGGCTCGTACCGAAGGCAGCTATGTTCTTGTTCCAGAGGGGAAGACTGCGACCGTATTGGCGGAACGAGAAAACGCGGCCAACTGA